The Deltaproteobacteria bacterium nucleotide sequence ACCGGCAGGGCCCTTGACGTCCGCGTGTCATAGAGGAACACGGCGGGGACGACCCTTGTCGTGAGACCCAGCCGCGCGGCCCGGCCCTGGTCGGGTACGGCCTCCGGCCAGCCTTCCAGCGGCTCGCCCGTCATCGAGACCGCGAGCACGTCGAGCTTGTAGCGCAACACGAAGGCCCGCAGGAGCGGTCCGAACACGCGGCATGCGGGGCAGTTGGCGTCGCCCAGGTAGATGAGCCCGTAACGCTCCCCGAGCCGGGCCAATACCGCTGTGCGCTCGGCCCGCCGCTCGTCCGACCAGAGCCTCTTGGCGAGCGCGCCCACCGGGCGCCTGAGCATGTAGTCGAGGTCCGGGCTCCCCCAGACCGTGCGCCGGAACGCGTCCGAGAAGGACGCAGCCCTCTGCAAGACTTCCTGCTGGAGGCGGAGGTAGGCCGCGACGTTCCCTGGGTTGGGATCCAGGACCGCCTTCGCCCGAGCCTCCTCCAGGGCCCGGCGCCTCTCCCGGATGCGTTCCATGGGGCTTTCGGGCTGGGCGGGGGGCTGCTTCGGGGCCCGTGTCTCATCTGCCTCTGCGTCTCCCTCGTCACGGTCGCAGTAGAAATGCCACCCGAGCGACGGCGAAGCGTCCCCGTCCATACCCTGTGGAGGGCCGCACCACGGCCTCCATTCCCGCGCATCGGCGGGCAGCGCCGCCAGGATGCCCAGGAAGCACACGAGGGATAGCGCACTGACGCTGCTCATGGCTGTCCTCATCACTTCTTCCTCTGGTAGAAGTCCCGGATGCGCGTGCGCATCACCGCGCCCGCCTGATCCGCTTCCGGAAGGTCGATGGACGGCTCCCGCGACCCGTCCACAAGGTCCTGGGTGAACTCCGAGAGGTCCACGGCCCCGAAGTCGATGCGTTCCATCTCCCGGACCGTGAAGCCCCGGCAGCTTCCCCAGCCCAGCCCGAGCTGGCTCCGGGCCGCTTCCTGGAGGATGCGTCCGAGCTTGGAGCCGAACACGCACCAGGAGCGTTCCCGGCGGACGCACACCCCCAGCACCCGCCGCGTGCAACGCTTGCCCAGGTAGTGCGTGTTCCCGGCATGGCGCTCCCTGGCCAGGAGGCGCTCCTCCTTCGTGCAGTTCCCGAGGCCCAGGAGCGCGCCGGAGTTCTTGCAGCAGTTCGCGAGTCCTCCCCAGCGGATGCGGCAGGAGCGGCGCTTGCCGTTGAAGAACCGCAGGTTCCCGCGGTTGAACTCGTCTCCGCCCAGCTCGACCACCATGTTGAGGCGGGCCGCGGACTCCACGAACCCGGTGTTGGCACTGGACTCCGCGGTCTCGCAGCCAGCCCCCATGCACCACGACACCGAGCCGCACGGCCCGCCCGACCCGGCATCCCTTACTCCGGCGCCGCAGCCCGTCACAGATCCCGAAGCAAGCCCATCCGCGCTCCAGCGTGGAGACTGCGCATCGCCTTCAATGCCGTCTCCGCGTTGCACGATCGGATCGTCCGCCTCGACCTCCGCCACAGGCCGCGCGGCGGTGCCTTCGATCACCGCGCGGCCGGCCTGGCCGCCGGGATCGGCGGAGTCGGCCAGGACACGGTTCGCCGCCGTTTCCAGCTCGCCGGCGCTCATGCCCCGCTCCGGCAGGTTCGTGCCGGCATAGCCGGGCACGTGAGCGGCAGAGCCCGAGTCCCTCGCAATCGCGCTCGCAGCCGCCCCGCCCGCTTGGCCCAAGGCGCGGGCCGCCGCCTTCGGGTCTTCCGCCTCTGCGGGGTCGTGGGCGAAATGTCCGGCGAGAAGAAGGGTCGCGACGACAGCCTTCATTCCGTAGGAGCAGCTCATGGCAGTTCTCCTCTCAACGCCGCCAGATGGCGGCGCGCCGTCGCGCGGCCCGGCCCGCCCTCGACAGCGACGGCTTCGAGCGCCGCTTCCAGGCCGATGTTGCCGGCGATCCGGTCGTGGGGCGGGGCCGCGTCGGAGACGCAGGCCCGGCTTTCGCAAGGCGGGACCCCGCCCGGGACCACCGCGACCGCGGGGACCGCCGTTATGTCGAACAGGCGGAACAGGCGCGGGTCGATGGCGGCTCCGCTTTCACGGTCCAAATATGCGCCGACGCGCTTCACCGTGGCCCGGAAACCATCCGGAGCCAGTCCCCGCAGCAACAGCGGCGCGCCGATCCGCGCCGCCTCGCGGCTCCACTGCCTCCAGCTCTCCGCCGGCGCCGACAGGCTCATGAAGACGATCACCTCGGGACCGTTGGCGCGGCCGGACAGGCTTGCCAACAAGCGGCCCGCGTGTCCCTCGGCCGGAAGGGGAGCGGACCCGCCGGAGGCATTCTGCCCTGCGCGTTCCATTGCGTGCCGGATCACCGAACGCGACCAATCTTCCAGGTCGCGGCCGCCGTCCGGCTCCGCATTCAGCAGAACCCGGTCCACCACGTGGCGTGCCGCGTCCTGGGGAGTTTCCTCTGCGCGGCCCGTGCCGCGCCAGGCCGTCAAGCCGAGCACGAAGATCAATGACGCGGCTGTTGCGACAGTCTGTTTGCGGTTCATGCCGGCGTCCTCACAAAAGGCAGCAGTTTGCCTTGCGCCAGAGCAAATACCCGAAATTCTCGCCCGCAACGGGAAGCTCTCGGAGCGCCTCCCACAGCACCGAGGACCGTCCCGTCGGGTTGCAGCCCGTGAGCGGCGAGGTGGCGGGCACGGGCTGGGTCATCTGCCAGCGGTACTGGGACTTCTTCATGACCGGCATCGGGTATCGGCCGCAGAGCGCGGCCGGCCCGGAGGTGCCCCAGGCGAGCAGCATCCGGTGCAGGCGGAACACGAGCCGCTGGGCCGCGAGGAGAGACGCCTGGACCCCGCCCACGTGGGCGGCCACGTTCCCTGTCAGGGGATACATGCCGCCCTGACAGCCCGCGCACCAGAAGAGCGGATCAAGCGGCAGCCCGGCGGATGCGGCCGCGCAGTCGGCGGCGCACGCCGCCTGGGCCGGGAGGTCCGCGAACAGCGCGGCCTCCGGGTTCATCAGGAACGACAGCTCGTCGTCCCGCCAGGTCGGATCGAGCTCCGAGACCCAGGCGATGTCCAGGCTTCCTCCTTCGAGGCAGCCGAGATCGAGCAGCGCGCCGATCCAGGACAGCAGCGGGTAGACGTAGTAGTGCGCGTGCCACGTGGACCCCGAAGCCCCGTCGCCGCCCGACGAGGCCGTGCGTCCCCGCCCGGCCGGAAGACCCGGGTCCACGGTCATGCCGCCAAGGTTCGGGAAGCACCAGGGCGCGCGGCTCACGTCGAGGAGCCTCGCCGGCTCCCACACGCCGAGCGAGAGTCCAATGCGGGGGACCGGGCTGCCGCAGAAGCAGATGGGCGATCCGGGATTGGGCGTGTCCGGCGCGCCCGCGGCGCTGCCCATGTTGATCGGCCCGATGGAGATCGGGAACAGACACTCCCAGCACACGTCCGTGACAGGGTTCACGAAACGCCCGGTGCACGACTGGGCGTGCGCGGTTCCGGCGGACAGAACACCGAAGAGAACCAGCGCCGCGGCGATGGTCGTCAAGCGCCTCATGGCCGTCCCTCCGCGTTCGTCGCGTCCGCCTCGTCCTCAAGCGGCACTTCCGTGATCCGAAGCGCCGGTCCTTCGGCCGCGACCACCGACGGGGTGGCGCGGAGCCCGAGCCGCTTCGAGAGCCGGCCGCCCTGGTCGAAGAAGAACGGCCGGCCGTGGACCCGCATGAGGTCCAGCGGACGGCCCGCCACGAGCACGATCCTGGAGGGCCGCTCGTGGCGAAGCGCCCAGGCCACCTCCACGGAACGCGCCCCGTCGATGAAGAGAAGGTCCCGGGTCAGCGGCTGCATGTCGAGCGGGTTCACCCGCGCGCCCCGGGCCGCGATCAGGGTCCCGTCCGCCGCACGGATGTCCCTGTCCAGAATGATGGAAGGAGCGAAGAGCCGCGTGCGGTGAACGCGCGCCGCCTCGATGCCCTCAACGCGTTCCGGGGCCTCGATCCTCTGCCGCGCCCGCTCCACGGCCTCGCGGCGCATGCGGGCCATCTCACCCGAGGCCTCCATCTCTCCAAGCCGAGCTTCTATCTGGATGAGGAGATCGGGCTCGGCCACCGGCCATACCGCGCCACGGATTCCAAGGTCCTTCGCCGAAGCGGGTTGCGCCGCGAGCGTCAGCGCGCAGCCGAGGGCCGCGAACAACAAGCAGGTCTGGAGCTGTTGCCGCGTCACGGCTGCTCCTCCCCGCGTCCGGCCAGAGAACCCTCCAGCCCCAGCCACGGAATGTCCGGCAGCGCCAGGGCGCGGCCGAGGATCTGCTCCCGCGCCACCAGCCCGATCTCCGCGTAGCGGCTGTCGTGGCTGTCCGCATGATCGGCGTGGACGTAATAGCGGTCCGGCGGAATCACCCCCGGCCGGGTGATCTTCAGCGGCCGCCCGTCACGGGCGTGGGTCTTGGCGATGCCCAGGACCTTGCCGTTCACCCGCACACGGCGATTGCCGTCCACCTCCACACGGTCTCCCGGCAGACCGTGCACGGTCTTGAGGTACGGGACCGGAGAACCCACCGCCTCCAGAGGCTCGAACACCACAGATTCCCCGCGCCCGGGCGCGCCAGGGAGCGGCAGCATGAGGTAGCCCCAGGCCCCGTCCGACCAGCTCGCATTGACATGCACGCGCGAGGCAAGGGCGAGCCATACGAGCGTCAGCGCCACCGCCCAGGCAAGAAGCCTGTTGCCGCGTCGCTTCCGGCCTTCCAGGGGGTTGCTCCTCCTCATCGTTCCGCCTCCCGGCTCGCGGGAACATCGTCTTCCCGTGCCGCCGCCCGCATCGTGGCCTTCACCTCAGCCGTGAAGTCCTCCGCGCCCGCGGCGACCGCCCTTGCGGGAAGCAGCACCACCCGGTGACGCGCCGAGGTCCGGACCAGCGCCTCGTCAAGATGCCTGGCCCAGTCGCGAGCGGCCTCCGCCACCTCGTCCCGGCCTTTGCGTTCCCGTGCGGCCTGCGTCACGTATTCCGCGGTCAGTTCGGCCAGCCGCACGCTCGCGATGCGTGGAATCCTCTCCAGGACCATGCGCGCCGTGATGGCCGACACCGCCGCGGCCATGCCCACGGTGAGCACCAAGGCGGCCCCGAGCGTGGAGACCCCGCTCATGGCCGCGCCTCCGCTGTCTTCCACGCCATCTCAGGCTTCATCACCCGTCCCTCCGGCATCGCGTCCGGCCCCAATGTCCGCCGGCCGCGGTTCATCCCGTGAAACGGAGTCACTCCCGTTCCCGGACTCCTCGGCCGAAGGCGCTACGGCGCCGCCTTCCACGCTCGAAGGCCCCCTCAGCTTCTGGAGGCGGTCCAGCCACAGCCTGGCCGCCCTGTCGGGCTCCACGGTCCGTATCCGGCCGGGCAGAGGCGGGAAGGAGACTGCCGAAGCCGCGCCGCCGCGCGCTCCCGGAATATCCCGGTCCTCCGCCGCCTCGGCCATGCGCGAGACGAAACGCAGCAGTTCGGCCTCTTCGGGCGATGGCTTTCCCTGGAGTCCGGCCGCCGCGCGCACGGTCCGGTCCACGGTCTCCCGGAGCCGCTTCAGGCGCTCGGCCCCACGCTGGGAGTCGGCCGCCTCCGCGCCCAGCCATGCGACACTGGCGTTGGCCAGAAGCGCATGGAGCAACACCGTCCGGCTTTCCCCGGCTTCGGGTCCTCCCAAGGCCTCGATGGCCTCGCTCACGAGCACCGCATGGACGGCCAGGGAGTGGAACCGCCGGAGCCGGCCTCCGCGTCGGCAGGTGTTGGCCAGCACGCGGGCCAAGGCCTCGAAGTCCACGGCGTCGGCCGTCAACGACTCCGGGTCCCCCGGCCAGTTGAGAGGCCGTTCTCCAGATCCATCTTCACCCATCGCGGTTCGCAACCGTCCTCGTTTGCCATTCCGTGCGTTCATCGCGTCTCCTTGTGTACGCCGCTCCCGTCACGGCGCGTCGTCTGCCGCCCCGCCCTCGGCGATGCGGTCGATGGCCTGCTCCGTGGTGAGGCCCTCGTCCTTCAGCCGCTCGACCATGGCGAACGCCGGTCCGCGCGAGGAGTAGAGCGCCGTGGACCAGCGGTCGAGCGCCAGCCGCGCCACCCGCCAGCCGTCAGGCCCGTGCAGAAGCAGTTCCGCATGCCGCCCGTCCACGGTGGCGAGGCTCTTGAGCGCCCGCTCCATGCCCGGGTCGCAGTGGATGCGCTTCTCCTGTTTCAGGAGCTCCACGGACTCGTCCTTCTGCGCCAGGAAGATCACCCAGTCCGAGTTCTCCCAGGCGGCGCGGGCCGCGGGATTGGCGTAGTAGTCGTTGACGCTCTGGGTGCCGGTGACCAGCGCGCCGCGGTACTTTCGCGCCCGCCTGGCCGCGCCTTCGAGGAAAGCCTTGCTGTCCTCGCCGGACAGAAGATCCCAGGCCTCGTCGATGACGATGGCCTTGGGCCGGGTGCGCGGGCCGTGGTACATGCGCTGGGTCGCGAGGAAGATGACAAGCATCAGCACCACGCCCTGGAGGTCGCCCCGGCCCTTGAGCTCGGCCAACTCGAACACCGTGAGCGCGGAGTCAAGGGCAGGGGTCTCGCTACCCTCGAAGAGCCGCCCGAAAGCGCCCCCCGGCCGCCACGGTCCGAGCGCCAAGGCCATGTCCGACGCCCGCCGGTCGCCGGCCGTTTCGAGCTTTCGCTGCACGGCGCCCAGGTCGGCGCCGTTCCCGGCCTCCTCCCAGGCGGCCGCGGTGGCCTCGTCGATGAGCGCCGCCTCGATGTCGTCGATGCGCCCGCGCCGGCGGCACATGCGCCCGATCACGGCTGCCAGCATCGCAAAACACTCCTCGCGGTAGTCGCTGTCCCGGTTTGCCGCCTCCGCGTCGATCATGGCGAAGGGGTTCAGCCGGGCGGGGTCCTTGCCGAAGGCGATGAAGGCCCCGCCCAGGGCCTCGGCCGTGTGCTGGAAGGAACGGCCATCGTCTATCACCACGGCCTCGCCGCCCGCGCCCGCGATCCCCGAGACCAGTTCCTGCATGAGCACCGACTTGCCGGACCCGGACTTGCCGGTCACCGCCACGTTGTAGTTGCCGGCCTCGTTGGCGAAGGGCGACCAGCACGCGGGCTGGCCCCGCCTGCCGATGAGCAACAGGGCCGGAGGCGCATCGCGCAGAGCTTCCTGGCCCCGCCACTCCCCGTGCACGGGAGCGAGGTTCACGACCGACGAGGTGAGAAGGGTCTTCATCCGCCCCATCCTGGCCAGGTCCGAGTCGAGCCCGCCGGCGGGGACCATGGGCAGGCACGAGAGCCAGGCCGGAAGATGCGCGTAGCGCTCCGCTCCCAGGCGCCAGCCCTGGCCGTGGTAGATGGCCCGCACCGCCTGCTCGGCCTCGTCGATCCCGTCCAGGGGCGCGTAGACCGCGATCATGCAGCAGGCCCTGACCAGGCGCTCGCCCTCCTTGAGCCGCTCGGTGACGAAGCGCCAGTCCCGGGCCTTCTCCGGAAGGCCCGGCAGGTAGCGCGCGATCCCCGTGCCCGCCTGCTGCGTCGCCCGGGCTGATTTCAGGAAGGCGCGCTCGCCGTCCGCGGCATCGCCCATCATCACGGTGAGAGATGTCAGCACCGGGGTGCCTGGCTGAAGGAAGTCCCTGTGGAAGTCGCCGATGAGGGCGTTGCCGCGCCAGCCCGGCCACACCTCCGGGAACGACCGCGCCGAGAGCACCCGCACCGCCACGTCCGTCCCGTCCGGGTGGTGGAACACCAGGCCCGCGGGGGCCACCGAAAGGGCGCGGCCCGGCGCGGCGCACTGGAGGTGGATCGGGTCCCGGGGCGACCAGCGCCGGCGGGGCCGGTCGAGTTCCCCGTCGTGCTTCCCCTCGGGATCCGGAGCGGTGAGCTCGGCAGCGAGCGAAAGCAGCGTGTCCGGGTCCACCCGCCTCGCCTCGGCCCCGGCCGAGGCGAGCGTCCCCTCGAGAGCCCGGCGAAAACCCCCGAGCGCGGTCTCGGCCGCGGGTCCCGGCCCGCCCGCGAGGCACGCCGCCAGGAACACCCGGCAGTCCCTGAGCGTGAACGGAGGGCCGCCCGCGTGGAGCGGGCGCCACCCCGCGTGCGCGAAGAGCGCCCGGCGCCGCGCCGCCATACCCGCCTGCACGCCGCCCGTGCGATGCCGCGGCTCGGCCCAGTTCCGGATCGCCGCCCCGTAGCGCGGACTCGTCCAGTGGATCACCTGCACCACCGAGCGCTCCGGAGCGGCGTCGGCCAGCGTGCCCGCCAGCGCCTCCAGGGTTCCCTCGTCGATGCCCACGAAGGGCGGGAGCTCCAGCAGGAAGCCGCAGCTCCCCTCGTTCAGGTAGAGATCGCTCCCCTCGTCCCACGCCCGCCAGGGAAGGAGGTCCACGAGCGGAGAGGGCAGGGCCGGGAGCGTCCAGGGCTGGAGCGCGTCCGGTCCCGCGAGCAGGTCCCTGAGCCGCTCGATCACCGGAGCCTCCAGCGCGACGGCTCCAGCACCGCCCGCACCCAGTGGCCCTCGCGGTAGACCCCGTCCGAGTCCACGAACGGAGCGATCCAGATGCGCGCGATCCGCTCCCTTGTCCGGAGATCCTCACTGACCGGATCCGGGGCTTCCTCGCTCGCTGAAACCGGCTCCGGCTCGGCAACAGCCGTGGTGCCGCCAGGCCCAGCGAGGCCGCCCAGCCACTTCGTCAGCCAGGCGAGAGGATCGCAGCCCCCGGCGCACTCACCGCCAAGGCGGTCGGCATCGTCCACTTCCAACTGTCCCGGCAATGCCGGGACCGCGGCCTCCCGGGCCTTCTCCGCCTTTTTCACCGCGGGATCGGCCTCCGCCACGCTCGCGCACGCCGCGCCCTGCGCTACCGGACACTGCCAGGCGTCGCCCACGTGCGTGGCCGAGCAACCGCCCAGGACCAGCGCCGCCGCAAGGAGTGCTGGGACCGCCTGCCCGACTCCGGCTCTTCGCCAATGGATCGTCGCTTGTGTTCTCATGATCCGCCCGCCTTCCCGTTGTCGTTCCCGCTCCCGATGTCCCCGCGCCCGTCCAGCCGGGCGCCCTCCATGAACACCACCGTCACCCGCGTTCCCGTCTGCAACTGGATCACCGGCTGGTACTGCTCGGCCCGGCGGATCAGGTAGTCGGCGACTCTGCGGCCTGCCGAGCCCGCCCCTGCGCCCAGGCCCGCCCGGCCCACGTCCACGAGGCTCGCGCCGCTCGCGGCTCCGTCCCCGCCCGGGCTCGCCGCCCCGGGCTGGAGCAGGTTGGCCGCGGACTCCCCCGCGCCCGAGACGAGGCCCGCAAGGAACGCCTTCTCGATCAAGGCCCCCTCCCGGCTCACCACCGGACCCCTCACTCCCGCCTTGCCGCTTCCGGCCACGAACCCCGCCACCTCCGTCTCGATCACGGTCCCAGGCTCGGGTCCGGCGCACGTCAGGGTTCTCAACCGCACGTAGACCTTCTCCGAGGAGAGGTCTCCGTAGGCGGCGCCCGTGAGCGTGCAGCCCGCCACGTCCGCCTCGAGCGCCTCGCCGCCCTCGGCGGCGCTCCGGGCCCGGCTGGTGAGCCGCAGCAGCACCGGCCGGGGATCGCCCTGCGAGCTCACGCCCGCCGAGGCGTCCACTCCGGCCAGCACCACGGCGTCCGCATGGGAGCCCGCCGGGAGCCAGTACTCCAGAGGGCGCGGTCCGCCGGCGGCAGCACCCGCGGGCGAACCCGCCCGGTCTTCGAACTCCCGGATCATCGGTCCGGCCGGCGTGTCCTCTGCGCCCCGGGCTTCGGCGGACGCACGGCCTGAAGCCGAACGCCCTGCGCCGAGGAAATCCCCCGCGCCCGCCCGGCCGTCCTCAACCAGCGCGTCGGCCGGGGATTCGAGCCGGCGCGTCAACGCCTCCATGATCGCCGCCTGTTGGTCGATTATCGCCCGGGCATCGTCGGCGTCGCGCTTGAGGCGCGCCCTGAGCCGCGCGTTCTCTTCCTCGAACCGACGCCCTTGCGTCTCCGCCTCCCGAAGACGCGCCTCCAACTGGCCGATCCGGGCCTCGGAGCGGCGCACCCAGCTCGCCTCCGCGGTCCCGTCCCCCACAAGCTCCGCATCGATCCCGCCCGAAGGCGCCGGCCCCTTGCCGCCGCCGGCCGAGATCCATACCGCGAACACCATCAGCCCTGCCGCCGCGAGCCCCGAGAACAGGAGCAACTGCCGCTGGCGCGCGCGCCGGGTCTCCGGGTCCATCCGCGTCTTCTCCCCGCCGGTCATGGATTCCTCCCCACCGAGCCGGCCCCGAAGGCATCCGCCACCGCCACCACAAGCCGCCCGCCCGCAGGACCGCTTCCCGGCGGTCCCACCCAGACCGCGGCCGTGTCTGCCGCATGACGGCCCGCCAGGTCCTCGGCATCCGAATCCGATCCCGCCTCCGCTTCCAGAACCCGCGCCGTGAACCGGGGCCCGCGCCAGATCTCCATGAGCCGAAGGCCGTCCGCGTCGGGTTTTCCGCCCGCCGCCTCGATCGCGTACCGTGGAAGCGGCTCGCGGCACGCCACTGCGCCGACCAGGGCCGCCAGCATCCCCACGCGCCCATCGCCCGCTTCGGCGAGGTCGGCCTGCGTTGCCGTGGCCCCGTTGCGGATCAGGATCTGGGCCGAGCCGCGGTCCGCCACCTTGAGCGCCAGCCGGTAGGTGAAGCCCGCGGCCGTCCCGACGAAGAACGTGAGCGGCTCGGGGTAGGAGACCCCGCCAGGGAAACCGCCCGGGACGTCAGCGGGACGCAGGTAGACGTCTCCGCGCGCCGCGTCGTGCTCCACCACGAAGCCGTCGGGTCCACGGATGATGCGCGCGATCCGGTCGCCCGCGAGCGCAATGCGGCTCACCGCCCGGTCCGAGATCTCCGCTTCGAGCTCTGCGTGGTCCACGGCGTCCAGGACCTGCATCGCCGGCGCCGGAGCGGGCATGCAGGAAAGCAGCGCCGCCCATGCGAACGCCGGAATCGGCGCACGCCGAAATGCCCTCCCGGCCCGGCCCGCAACCCTTCTCACCGCACTCCGTCTTGCCTTCGTTCGTTTCATTTCCCATCCTCCAGTTCCTCGAAACGCAGAAGCCCTATCCGTCCCGCGTCCACACGGAACGCCATCCGGTAGCGCTTCCGCTCCCGCGACACGGGCTCGCGTCCGATCCAGGCCGCAAGCTCCCCGGTCACCGTGACCGTCAACCTCCCGGCGTCCGCCTCGATCCGCTCGGGATAGAACGCCGTCGCCAGGTCCCGCCGCTCCATGCGCCCGGCCTCGGCCGCCACCCATGCGCCTATGGCGCCCCGCGCCGAGGCGTGGCTCAGCCGCGCCGCGGCCTCCCGAACGTGCTCCGAGTTCTCCGGTGTGAGCGTCAGCAGCGTCACCGCCACGGTGCGTCCCATGTCCTCCAGGTAGCGGACCCCGGCCCGGCTCGTTCCCACTTCCCACGAAGGCCCCGCGACCGCCGGGACCAGCACCGTCATGCGCTCCACCGAGGCCAGGCCAAGACTCAATCCCAGGTTGGCCAGGAGCGAGAGCCCCAGCAGCACGGCCAGGGCCGCGCGACCGTCCCGCACCCGCCGGTGCTCCGCTTCCAGCAATTCCCGTCTCATCCAGGCCTCCTCACCCGATGAACCGGCGCAGGTGGCTCGGGGGCGCGGCCTTCATTCCCGACGCGAAGGACGGCAGGAACCAGTAGAGCGCGCAGAGCGCCATGTCCGCCCCTCCGCCCCGTTTCGCCCGGCGGAGCAGCGCCCACGCCCCGAGACCGGCCAAAAGCCCGGTCACGAACGCGTTGGCAGCCAGTCCCAGGACCGCGGGCCCCAGAAGCGCCGCCGCCTCGTCCAGCGTCCAGAAGAGCCAACGCTCGGGATCGTCCAGGCGCGAGGGGATCGTGTGCCGGGCCAAGTCGCTCATCCGCCGGCCTCATATGATCGCCGTGCCCACGAGGCCCGTGACGATGCCCGTGCCCGCCCCGGCCGCGATGCCCACCCCGACCGCGCCCGCCAGTTGCGCGGCGTTGAAACGCATCACCGAGCCCACCAGCGCGGCTCCCACCGCGAGCGCCGCCGCCAACTGCCCGCCCGTACCCGAGACGATGCCGGTCACCGTGCCCAGCGGCCCGGCGAAGGTCGTGTCCGTCGTGGCCCACGCAGGGTCCACGCTCAAAACCGTCCATGCCAAAGCCAGGAGCGTCCATCCTGTCAGTGAATAAGTCCTCATGGCCTCCCCTCCCGTCCGGCGGTCCCGTCGTCCGAGGTCGAGAGCCGCCGCCGGGCCGAGGCCCAGTCGTCCAGGTCCTCGGCCAAGTATCGCACCCGGCCCCCGAACCGGTGGAACGCCGGCCCGTCGCCGCTCACCCGGTAGCGGTCCAGCGTCCGCGGCGAAAGTCCCAGCCATTCGGCCGCCTCCCGCGTGCTCAGATACTTCCTGCCGTTCCCGTTCATGAGTCTTCCTCCTTCCCTTTCCGTATCAGCTCCGCCCCCGGCGGGCGGGAGCGGAGCATCAGTGGATGAGCCGGGCCTCATGGCCTCGGCAAGATCGCGCTTGTCCTCGATCCCGGCGCGCATGGCGCCGGTCTGTTCCACGCCCGCATGGGCCGCCATCCAGGCCCGGACCCGATCCACCGTCCCGAGCCGGGGCGACGCCCCCCGGCGGAGCCGGCCCACGAAGGACCGGTTGCCCGCCGCCTCCGCGCCCAGCACCGAGGCCGTGGCGCCCGTCTCCTCCAGGAACGCCTCCACCTCGCGCCGGAAACCCGGCCCCACCGGCGCAAAACCCATGTACGCCAGGACACGGTCCGCCGTGGCCAGCCGCACCGAGCGTCCGCGCGCCTGTGAGAACACGAAATCCGGGTCTCCCAGGGCTTCGGCTCCGAAGCGCCGCGCGCTCATTCCGTGGCGCTCCAGGAAGGCCGCAACCAGGCGCCGCAGAAGGTCGTCCAGGGGGGTGTCGGGATGGAGGTCAAGCGCTGCCATGGGCCTCAACATAGGGCAGAAAATCGCGCTTGACAATAGGCTTTTGTAGTGTGTAGCCTACAGAAAACGGCAATGGCGCGTAGCCATGCTCTTGTATGCGCTACGATATGGCAAGTTTTTTCGAATTTTTCCGGCGGCTGCCCAATGAAAGGAAAAGGGATGGACTCGGACGACACGGTTCGGA carries:
- a CDS encoding conjugal transfer protein TraF, yielding MSSVSALSLVCFLGILAALPADAREWRPWCGPPQGMDGDASPSLGWHFYCDRDEGDAEADETRAPKQPPAQPESPMERIRERRRALEEARAKAVLDPNPGNVAAYLRLQQEVLQRAASFSDAFRRTVWGSPDLDYMLRRPVGALAKRLWSDERRAERTAVLARLGERYGLIYLGDANCPACRVFGPLLRAFVLRYKLDVLAVSMTGEPLEGWPEAVPDQGRAARLGLTTRVVPAVFLYDTRTSRALPVSFGVVAEDQLAERIFALTSREVGSDY
- the traN gene encoding conjugal transfer protein TraN; protein product: MSCSYGMKAVVATLLLAGHFAHDPAEAEDPKAAARALGQAGGAAASAIARDSGSAAHVPGYAGTNLPERGMSAGELETAANRVLADSADPGGQAGRAVIEGTAARPVAEVEADDPIVQRGDGIEGDAQSPRWSADGLASGSVTGCGAGVRDAGSGGPCGSVSWCMGAGCETAESSANTGFVESAARLNMVVELGGDEFNRGNLRFFNGKRRSCRIRWGGLANCCKNSGALLGLGNCTKEERLLARERHAGNTHYLGKRCTRRVLGVCVRRERSWCVFGSKLGRILQEAARSQLGLGWGSCRGFTVREMERIDFGAVDLSEFTQDLVDGSREPSIDLPEADQAGAVMRTRIRDFYQRKK
- the trbC gene encoding type-F conjugative transfer system pilin assembly protein TrbC; amino-acid sequence: MNRKQTVATAASLIFVLGLTAWRGTGRAEETPQDAARHVVDRVLLNAEPDGGRDLEDWSRSVIRHAMERAGQNASGGSAPLPAEGHAGRLLASLSGRANGPEVIVFMSLSAPAESWRQWSREAARIGAPLLLRGLAPDGFRATVKRVGAYLDRESGAAIDPRLFRLFDITAVPAVAVVPGGVPPCESRACVSDAAPPHDRIAGNIGLEAALEAVAVEGGPGRATARRHLAALRGELP
- a CDS encoding TraU family protein, translating into MRRLTTIAAALVLFGVLSAGTAHAQSCTGRFVNPVTDVCWECLFPISIGPINMGSAAGAPDTPNPGSPICFCGSPVPRIGLSLGVWEPARLLDVSRAPWCFPNLGGMTVDPGLPAGRGRTASSGGDGASGSTWHAHYYVYPLLSWIGALLDLGCLEGGSLDIAWVSELDPTWRDDELSFLMNPEAALFADLPAQAACAADCAAASAGLPLDPLFWCAGCQGGMYPLTGNVAAHVGGVQASLLAAQRLVFRLHRMLLAWGTSGPAALCGRYPMPVMKKSQYRWQMTQPVPATSPLTGCNPTGRSSVLWEALRELPVAGENFGYLLWRKANCCLL
- a CDS encoding type-F conjugative transfer system protein TraW, whose protein sequence is MTRQQLQTCLLFAALGCALTLAAQPASAKDLGIRGAVWPVAEPDLLIQIEARLGEMEASGEMARMRREAVERARQRIEAPERVEGIEAARVHRTRLFAPSIILDRDIRAADGTLIAARGARVNPLDMQPLTRDLLFIDGARSVEVAWALRHERPSRIVLVAGRPLDLMRVHGRPFFFDQGGRLSKRLGLRATPSVVAAEGPALRITEVPLEDEADATNAEGRP
- a CDS encoding S26 family signal peptidase; this translates as MRRSNPLEGRKRRGNRLLAWAVALTLVWLALASRVHVNASWSDGAWGYLMLPLPGAPGRGESVVFEPLEAVGSPVPYLKTVHGLPGDRVEVDGNRRVRVNGKVLGIAKTHARDGRPLKITRPGVIPPDRYYVHADHADSHDSRYAEIGLVAREQILGRALALPDIPWLGLEGSLAGRGEEQP
- a CDS encoding TrbI F-type domain-containing protein; translation: MSGVSTLGAALVLTVGMAAAVSAITARMVLERIPRIASVRLAELTAEYVTQAARERKGRDEVAEAARDWARHLDEALVRTSARHRVVLLPARAVAAGAEDFTAEVKATMRAAAREDDVPASREAER